One window from the genome of Thermococcus siculi encodes:
- a CDS encoding sulfide/dihydroorotate dehydrogenase-like FAD/NAD-binding protein, translating into MPYKILDKKELAMNEIWYKIHAPHVARKVQPGQFVIVRAFSNGERIPLTPVTWDREEGWITLITFVRGKTTMRMANELKPGDEILNVAGPLGNPAPMKKYGRILAIGMITGIVEVFPIAKAWQEIGNEVTTLHVTPNPMVLLKEEFEEAVSRHIVEGFDLQPGWGMQEIAQELVKRAVAKVKELLEKEHFDMILTVGPAGGQKAIFNVVKEYGIPMHADLHPIMVDATGMCGACRVTIGGEVKFACIDGPGFDAYKVDWDELIHRTGFYAPMERLAMEHYLKQLQAQGGEQ; encoded by the coding sequence ATGCCTTACAAGATACTCGACAAGAAGGAACTCGCCATGAACGAGATCTGGTATAAAATACACGCCCCCCACGTGGCCAGGAAGGTCCAGCCGGGGCAGTTCGTTATAGTAAGGGCCTTCTCAAACGGTGAGAGAATCCCCCTGACTCCCGTTACCTGGGACAGGGAGGAGGGCTGGATAACCCTCATCACCTTCGTCCGCGGGAAGACCACCATGAGGATGGCCAACGAACTCAAGCCCGGTGATGAGATACTAAACGTCGCCGGCCCGCTCGGAAACCCCGCCCCCATGAAGAAGTACGGCAGGATACTCGCCATAGGAATGATCACCGGAATAGTCGAGGTGTTCCCGATAGCCAAGGCCTGGCAGGAGATTGGAAACGAGGTTACGACCCTCCACGTAACCCCGAACCCGATGGTTCTCCTCAAGGAGGAGTTCGAGGAGGCCGTTTCAAGGCACATCGTTGAGGGCTTCGACCTCCAGCCTGGCTGGGGAATGCAGGAGATCGCCCAGGAGCTTGTCAAGAGGGCCGTTGCGAAGGTGAAGGAACTTCTCGAAAAAGAGCACTTCGACATGATACTCACCGTCGGTCCGGCCGGAGGCCAGAAGGCCATATTCAACGTCGTCAAGGAATATGGAATCCCGATGCACGCCGACCTTCACCCGATCATGGTCGACGCCACCGGGATGTGTGGTGCCTGCCGTGTGACCATCGGCGGCGAGGTCAAGTTTGCATGTATCGACGGGCCTGGATTCGACGCCTACAAGGTCGACTGGGACGAGCTGATACACAGGACGGGCTTCTACGCCCCGATGGAGAGGCTGGCCATGGAGCACTATCTCAAGCAGCTCCAGGCCCAGGGAGGTGAGCAGTGA
- a CDS encoding tRNA (adenine-N1)-methyltransferase: MIREGDKVLLIDRRGKRYLVTVSDREFHTDLGILKLGDLIGKDYGSSITSHKGEEFRVIKPDINDIIAKMRRGPQIVHPKDAGIIISYAGISPGDTVIEAGVGSGALTLFLANIVGPSGRVISYEVREDHAEIARKNVELAGFSDRVTIKLKDIYEGIEEDYADHIVLDLPQPENVLPHAVEVLRPGGYFVAYTPCTNQVHRFFQAFQEYKKEFYKPRVVEVLVREQEVKKECMRPKTTMLAHTGYITFIRKL, from the coding sequence TTGATCAGGGAGGGGGATAAGGTTCTCCTGATAGACAGGAGGGGCAAGAGGTACCTCGTGACGGTCTCGGATAGGGAGTTCCACACCGACCTCGGAATACTCAAGCTCGGCGATCTCATCGGAAAGGACTACGGGAGTTCGATAACCAGCCACAAGGGCGAGGAGTTCAGGGTCATCAAGCCGGATATCAACGACATAATAGCCAAGATGAGGCGCGGGCCGCAGATAGTCCACCCGAAGGACGCGGGGATCATAATCTCATACGCCGGCATCTCACCTGGCGACACGGTCATAGAGGCCGGCGTCGGCAGCGGCGCGCTCACGCTCTTCCTCGCTAACATAGTCGGGCCGAGCGGGAGGGTCATCAGCTACGAGGTGAGGGAAGATCACGCCGAGATAGCCAGGAAGAACGTCGAACTCGCGGGCTTCTCGGACAGGGTGACGATAAAGCTCAAGGACATCTACGAGGGCATCGAGGAGGACTACGCCGACCACATCGTCCTCGACCTCCCGCAGCCGGAGAACGTCCTTCCGCACGCGGTTGAGGTCCTCAGGCCGGGCGGATACTTCGTCGCATACACTCCGTGCACGAACCAAGTCCACAGGTTCTTCCAGGCGTTTCAGGAGTACAAGAAGGAGTTCTACAAACCGAGGGTCGTTGAGGTTCTGGTGAGGGAGCAGGAGGTCAAGAAGGAGTGCATGAGGCCGAAGACGACGATGCTGGCCCACACGGGCTACATAACATTCATCAGGAAGCTGTGA
- a CDS encoding DUF257 family protein — protein MDVPTLKKYILGKANRGDTVLIEYDPTYPVEEFSWGFLIPVLLDRDGLVVADFFGVGNLLFRNYLRKVSGREYSKAIEFIKKIKVVKIGPGSASYGEVVEEITPSYEAHAFLKNYHTIITRMSRLPTKPEYFVTFGLGHYIHFGRDEAIRALLTAVSTIPMEDWVGIHFINEGVMKRERLAMLEEISSMVFHISRDGLKVKKEGGAIDQGGG, from the coding sequence ATGGATGTCCCCACCCTCAAAAAATACATCCTCGGGAAAGCCAACAGGGGAGACACTGTTCTGATCGAGTATGACCCAACCTACCCCGTGGAGGAGTTCTCGTGGGGCTTCCTCATACCCGTACTGCTCGATAGGGATGGTCTCGTCGTTGCCGACTTCTTTGGAGTGGGGAACCTCCTCTTCAGAAACTATCTCCGCAAGGTCTCCGGAAGGGAGTACTCCAAGGCGATTGAGTTCATAAAGAAGATCAAAGTCGTGAAAATCGGCCCCGGTTCGGCCAGCTACGGTGAGGTCGTCGAGGAGATAACGCCCTCGTACGAAGCCCACGCCTTCCTCAAGAACTACCATACCATCATCACCAGAATGAGCCGGCTCCCGACCAAGCCGGAATACTTCGTCACGTTCGGTCTCGGCCACTACATCCACTTCGGAAGGGACGAGGCAATCAGGGCGCTGCTCACTGCAGTCAGCACGATACCCATGGAAGACTGGGTTGGGATACACTTTATAAACGAGGGAGTCATGAAGAGGGAACGCCTGGCAATGCTCGAGGAGATATCCTCAATGGTGTTCCATATATCGAGGGATGGCCTGAAAGTGAAGAAGGAAGGTGGAGCTATTGATCAGGGAGGGGGATAA
- a CDS encoding signal recognition particle protein Srp19 → MRKFVVWPNELDARLSRKYGRAVGKEFAVDAPKLREIADAAVALGMTVVELDEGKMNPRLSALDEVYRIRGMLRIESKHPKGKSLRMIGQKIREIRKTQSKGRKKHKSRKKKR, encoded by the coding sequence ATGAGAAAGTTCGTGGTGTGGCCCAACGAGCTCGACGCGAGGCTCAGCAGGAAGTACGGAAGGGCCGTTGGAAAGGAGTTTGCGGTCGACGCTCCTAAGCTCAGGGAGATAGCGGATGCGGCAGTTGCCCTCGGGATGACGGTTGTCGAGCTTGACGAGGGGAAGATGAATCCCCGGCTTTCGGCCCTCGACGAGGTCTACAGAATAAGGGGCATGCTCAGGATAGAGAGCAAGCACCCAAAGGGAAAGTCGCTGAGGATGATAGGCCAGAAGATTCGGGAAATCAGGAAAACCCAGTCCAAGGGCAGGAAGAAGCACAAATCCAGGAAGAAAAAGAGGTGA
- a CDS encoding Lrp/AsnC family transcriptional regulator, which produces MVRSYVLLTVEIGKVESVIEALKQIPGVTKADAVTGPYDAIVHIEASDLGELTRKILHDIHNIDGVIDTTTAIVVEMEEEE; this is translated from the coding sequence ATGGTTAGGTCGTACGTTTTATTGACCGTTGAGATTGGAAAAGTTGAGAGCGTCATAGAGGCGCTCAAGCAGATCCCGGGCGTTACAAAGGCGGATGCCGTTACAGGCCCCTACGATGCCATAGTCCACATCGAGGCCAGCGACCTCGGGGAGCTGACCAGAAAGATACTCCACGACATACACAACATCGACGGTGTCATCGACACTACCACTGCGATAGTCGTAGAAATGGAAGAAGAGGAGTGA
- a CDS encoding ABC transporter substrate-binding protein, which yields MKAKATIALLVVFLVAFSVVASGCIGGGGKTTTITQSPGTSESPSGGQTTSQAGTSGGTTTSSPTQTGTQTPAEVKPGILEMGDVYVIVTDKSVVVVGPKGASPTVDIPKDRKVIKVEYEVDEANTPDVQTLMEKGQGFGAIDPAFFRDEHVDALIVAARRETDPTIRTELFKAVYMLGNKLVPEVILGQNRQLRVYWDWVKGRYYHPTLAERYDLLSEDSNAPVVKIGIKDYTNDPDTYTIATIGWPESFDPAMTYETFGWEIWHEIGDTLVTYWKEETEQVSPDLAVAWAHNKDGTEWYFLIRGGVKAYDPWNDKTYPIDATDVAFTFLRVERLGHSVSWMVDSFMDVNHSAALTEDEFDQYLKEHPLIAEFNGKSTEVKSLDELKQFFGYDGETAGVFKLVLPAPYAPVLGILADPFLSVVPMEYLLGDKYQEALQASDNGHNPSAWWNYLSEGKSDPTHQLMHNNPVGTGPFYVKDYQKDAYIVLEYNPYYWNATSTPGHKRVIYIINSDAMARINIFKTGTADAVAIPPEKMDTVKGLTLQGFNSVVQTDILQPILTFLVFNTQREPFNDPLVREALAYAVPYDQIKQIVYQGLLERNYGPIPKPWPGYTEEGIAKYNYNIAKAKQLLNQAGVDPTQYKIELIYNEGNSAREKIMTLLQNVWSQLGFQVTVNSYNWPTYLDKTEHGEYDVYVVGWVPDYLDSDNWVGPFLYGATEFKSLEVTVG from the coding sequence ATGAAGGCGAAGGCTACAATAGCCCTACTGGTTGTTTTTTTGGTAGCCTTTTCTGTTGTTGCTAGCGGCTGCATTGGTGGCGGCGGAAAGACCACAACCATAACCCAGAGTCCCGGCACCAGTGAGAGTCCGAGTGGTGGCCAGACCACTTCCCAGGCGGGCACCTCCGGTGGAACCACGACCTCAAGCCCGACCCAGACCGGAACCCAGACACCGGCCGAAGTAAAGCCAGGGATCCTTGAAATGGGAGACGTCTACGTCATCGTTACGGACAAGAGCGTGGTGGTCGTTGGTCCGAAGGGCGCCAGCCCGACCGTTGACATACCCAAGGACAGGAAGGTCATAAAGGTAGAGTACGAGGTTGATGAGGCCAACACCCCGGACGTCCAGACCCTCATGGAGAAGGGTCAGGGCTTCGGTGCCATCGACCCTGCCTTCTTCCGCGACGAGCACGTTGATGCCCTCATCGTTGCCGCCAGGCGCGAGACCGACCCGACCATCAGAACCGAGCTTTTCAAGGCAGTCTACATGCTCGGAAACAAGCTCGTCCCAGAGGTCATACTCGGCCAGAACAGGCAGCTCCGCGTCTACTGGGACTGGGTCAAGGGACGCTACTACCACCCGACCCTCGCGGAGCGCTACGACCTCCTTAGCGAGGACTCCAACGCCCCGGTCGTCAAGATCGGTATCAAGGACTACACCAACGATCCGGATACCTACACCATAGCCACCATCGGTTGGCCCGAGAGCTTTGACCCGGCCATGACCTACGAGACCTTCGGATGGGAGATCTGGCACGAGATCGGTGACACCCTCGTCACCTACTGGAAGGAGGAGACCGAGCAGGTCAGCCCAGACCTGGCCGTTGCATGGGCCCACAACAAGGACGGCACCGAGTGGTACTTCCTCATCCGCGGCGGTGTTAAGGCCTACGACCCGTGGAACGACAAGACCTACCCGATCGATGCCACTGACGTTGCCTTCACATTCCTCCGCGTTGAGAGGCTCGGCCACAGCGTCAGCTGGATGGTTGACAGCTTCATGGATGTCAACCACTCCGCGGCCCTGACCGAGGACGAGTTCGACCAGTACCTCAAGGAGCACCCGCTCATAGCCGAGTTCAACGGCAAGAGCACCGAGGTTAAGAGCCTCGACGAGCTCAAGCAGTTCTTCGGCTACGATGGAGAGACTGCCGGAGTCTTCAAGCTCGTTCTCCCGGCCCCGTACGCTCCCGTCCTTGGAATACTCGCCGACCCGTTCCTCAGCGTCGTCCCGATGGAGTACCTCCTCGGCGACAAGTACCAGGAGGCCCTCCAGGCAAGCGACAACGGTCACAACCCGAGCGCCTGGTGGAACTACCTGAGCGAGGGCAAGAGCGACCCGACCCACCAGCTCATGCACAACAACCCGGTCGGAACCGGTCCGTTCTACGTGAAGGACTACCAGAAGGACGCCTACATCGTCCTCGAGTACAACCCGTACTACTGGAACGCCACCTCAACACCGGGCCACAAGAGGGTCATCTACATCATCAACAGCGACGCTATGGCCAGGATTAACATCTTCAAGACCGGAACTGCAGACGCAGTCGCCATACCGCCCGAGAAGATGGACACCGTCAAGGGCCTCACCCTCCAGGGCTTCAACTCGGTCGTTCAGACCGACATCCTCCAGCCGATACTGACCTTCCTCGTCTTCAACACCCAGAGGGAGCCCTTCAACGACCCGCTCGTCAGGGAGGCCCTCGCCTACGCGGTTCCGTACGACCAGATCAAGCAGATCGTCTACCAGGGACTCCTCGAGAGGAACTACGGCCCGATACCCAAGCCGTGGCCGGGCTACACCGAGGAGGGCATCGCCAAGTACAACTACAACATCGCCAAGGCCAAGCAGCTCCTCAACCAGGCCGGCGTCGACCCGACCCAGTACAAGATCGAGCTGATCTACAACGAGGGCAACTCGGCCCGTGAGAAGATCATGACCCTCCTCCAGAACGTCTGGAGCCAGCTCGGCTTCCAGGTCACCGTCAACAGCTACAACTGGCCGACCTACCTCGACAAGACCGAGCACGGCGAGTACGACGTCTACGTCGTCGGTTGGGTTCCGGACTACCTCGACTCCGACAACTGGGTTGGCCCGTTCCTCTACGGTGCCACCGAGTTCAAGAGCCTCGAGGTAACCGTCGGTTGA
- a CDS encoding ABC transporter permease, translating into MANLKKFLIRRFLTFIPTLIGVTLIVFLIAYVIPADVARAWAGGEKASQSYMEQIRKEYHLDEPWYDQYWFLVSGLAKNDIIDPRTSNYVFDDISERFPITFELALVAFFFILIIGIPLGIISALKRNTWVDTVIRFFALAGVSMPVFWLGYLLIYVFFVEVHWITLAGFPAPPEHEITHIPMIDALITGDFDTFSQHLHRLWLPGFTLGFMGAGVLARFVRNSFLEAIGSDYVAFLKAKGVPKRGIYRHALKNAMVPIVTVLGLQFGGLLGGTPITETVFGLPGMGSYVIESIRNLDFPAVVAITMVFALIFLITNLIVDVLYALIDPRVRY; encoded by the coding sequence TTGGCGAATCTGAAGAAGTTCCTAATAAGGAGGTTCCTCACCTTCATCCCGACCCTCATCGGCGTCACACTCATCGTCTTTTTAATCGCCTACGTGATCCCGGCCGATGTTGCGAGGGCGTGGGCCGGCGGTGAGAAGGCCAGCCAGTCTTATATGGAGCAGATCAGGAAGGAATACCACCTCGACGAGCCGTGGTACGATCAGTACTGGTTCCTCGTGAGCGGGCTAGCGAAGAACGACATAATCGACCCGAGGACGTCTAACTACGTCTTCGACGACATAAGCGAACGGTTCCCGATAACGTTTGAGCTGGCGTTGGTGGCGTTCTTCTTCATACTGATAATAGGCATACCCCTCGGCATAATCTCGGCACTTAAGAGAAACACCTGGGTGGATACCGTTATCAGGTTCTTTGCCCTCGCCGGCGTTTCCATGCCGGTGTTCTGGTTGGGTTACCTCCTCATCTACGTGTTCTTCGTTGAGGTTCACTGGATCACCCTCGCGGGCTTCCCCGCTCCACCCGAGCACGAGATAACCCACATCCCGATGATAGACGCCCTCATAACCGGGGACTTCGACACCTTCAGCCAGCACCTCCACAGGCTCTGGCTTCCGGGTTTCACGCTCGGTTTCATGGGCGCCGGTGTTCTGGCCAGGTTCGTGAGGAACAGCTTCCTTGAGGCCATAGGCAGCGACTACGTGGCCTTCCTCAAGGCCAAGGGAGTTCCAAAGAGGGGCATCTACCGCCACGCCCTCAAGAACGCCATGGTTCCGATAGTTACGGTTCTCGGACTCCAGTTTGGAGGACTCCTCGGTGGAACTCCGATCACCGAAACGGTCTTCGGTCTCCCGGGAATGGGTTCCTACGTCATAGAGTCCATCAGAAACCTCGACTTCCCCGCGGTCGTGGCTATAACCATGGTCTTCGCCCTGATATTCCTCATAACCAACCTGATCGTGGATGTCCTCTACGCCCTGATAGACCCGAGGGTGAGGTACTGA
- a CDS encoding ABC transporter permease, which produces MGREEYKKKLLDRVSDAFIDALGSFFSLFKKDWKKKNRSKMEEWKLMLYALNRSPPGLIGLALVLMFVFLGIFGPSMATWSYRFFPTNYNFDTYLAPPGSTYTLNVTEIQGDTVIQYITTIHYTLGADHYGRDLVSLILYGARVSFVISIIVIALGVPLGIILGLIAGYYGGKVDELVMRITDVFLAFPALILAIAFSAVLPQRLQNFISSHESIQNFVLWLFALEPQDAGNLGKLLAVILAMIIVWWPAYARITRGSTLTERENLYVEAARAIGLSSRTIMFRHILPNIIGPILVYITLDFGGVILMEAGLSFLGLGATPPIADWGRIVYDGSQYFPEKWWLVTFSGLMIMLVALGWNLLGDTMRDILDPKTRRSIEFKVKKAKKEGESNA; this is translated from the coding sequence ATGGGAAGGGAAGAGTATAAGAAGAAGTTGCTCGACAGGGTCTCGGACGCGTTCATCGACGCACTGGGTTCATTCTTCAGCCTCTTCAAGAAGGACTGGAAGAAAAAGAACCGCTCTAAGATGGAAGAGTGGAAGCTGATGCTCTACGCCCTGAACCGCTCTCCTCCCGGCCTGATAGGACTCGCCCTCGTCCTGATGTTCGTGTTCCTCGGCATCTTCGGGCCAAGCATGGCGACGTGGAGCTACAGGTTCTTCCCGACCAACTACAACTTCGACACTTACCTCGCTCCCCCCGGCTCAACCTACACCCTGAACGTCACGGAGATACAGGGGGACACCGTAATCCAGTACATCACCACGATCCACTACACCCTCGGTGCCGACCACTACGGAAGGGATCTGGTTAGCCTCATCCTCTACGGTGCCAGGGTCTCCTTCGTGATATCCATAATAGTCATCGCCCTCGGAGTCCCCCTCGGCATCATCCTCGGCCTCATAGCCGGTTACTACGGAGGAAAAGTCGACGAGCTGGTCATGCGCATAACCGACGTCTTTCTGGCGTTCCCGGCGCTCATACTGGCAATAGCCTTCTCTGCAGTCCTTCCGCAGAGGCTCCAGAACTTCATCTCATCCCATGAGTCCATCCAGAACTTCGTGCTGTGGCTCTTTGCCCTCGAGCCTCAGGACGCGGGGAACCTCGGAAAACTCCTCGCGGTCATACTGGCGATGATAATCGTCTGGTGGCCTGCATATGCCAGAATCACGCGCGGTTCAACTCTAACGGAGAGGGAGAACCTCTACGTCGAGGCCGCGAGGGCCATAGGCCTCAGCTCCAGAACCATAATGTTCAGGCACATACTTCCAAACATCATCGGCCCGATACTGGTCTACATCACCCTCGACTTCGGTGGCGTCATCCTCATGGAGGCCGGCCTGAGCTTCCTTGGATTGGGTGCAACGCCGCCGATAGCCGACTGGGGTAGGATAGTCTACGACGGCTCCCAGTACTTCCCGGAGAAGTGGTGGCTGGTCACCTTCTCGGGCCTGATGATCATGCTGGTGGCGCTCGGATGGAACCTCCTCGGGGATACGATGAGGGACATCCTCGATCCAAAGACGAGGAGGAGCATAGAGTTCAAGGTCAAGAAGGCCAAGAAGGAGGGTGAGAGCAATGCCTGA
- a CDS encoding ABC transporter ATP-binding protein has product MPEPILEVRDLTVHFYTYAGIVKAIERVSFDVYRGETFALVGETGCGKSVTSRALTQLIESPGRIVEGSVIYHREDGSTVDLLKLGPEEIRDIRGREIAYIFQDPHASLDPLYTVGYQIAEAMVVHNTVKDWKEGMKRAVDILRRVLIPDPENRVKNYPHEMSGGMKQRVVIGTGVSNNPKILIADEPTTALDVTVQAQILELMNKLKKEYNTTVILITHNMGVVAEMADRVAVMYAGRIAEIGTVEQIFKNPLHPYTQGLLRAVPNPLGKIERLETIPGTVPNLIEPPGGCRFHPRCPKAMPICKEKVPELKEVEPGHFVACHLY; this is encoded by the coding sequence ATGCCTGAGCCTATCCTTGAAGTCCGTGACCTGACCGTCCACTTCTACACCTACGCCGGCATAGTCAAGGCCATAGAGAGGGTCTCCTTCGACGTTTACCGCGGCGAGACCTTCGCTTTAGTTGGAGAAACCGGCTGTGGAAAGAGCGTCACGTCGAGGGCACTCACCCAGCTCATCGAGAGTCCCGGAAGGATAGTCGAGGGCAGCGTCATCTACCACCGCGAGGACGGCTCCACCGTCGACCTCCTCAAGCTCGGCCCGGAGGAGATAAGGGACATCCGCGGCAGGGAGATAGCCTACATCTTCCAGGACCCCCACGCATCTCTCGATCCGCTCTACACGGTCGGCTACCAGATAGCCGAGGCAATGGTCGTCCACAACACTGTGAAGGACTGGAAGGAGGGCATGAAGAGGGCCGTGGACATACTCAGGCGCGTTCTCATCCCCGACCCCGAGAACAGGGTGAAGAACTATCCCCACGAGATGAGCGGAGGAATGAAGCAGAGGGTGGTAATAGGAACCGGCGTTTCAAACAACCCCAAGATCCTCATCGCCGACGAGCCGACGACTGCCCTCGACGTTACCGTCCAGGCGCAGATACTCGAACTGATGAACAAGCTCAAGAAGGAATACAACACGACCGTCATACTCATAACCCACAACATGGGCGTCGTCGCTGAGATGGCCGATCGCGTCGCGGTTATGTACGCCGGCAGAATAGCAGAGATAGGAACCGTCGAGCAGATATTCAAAAACCCGCTTCACCCCTACACTCAGGGCCTCCTCAGGGCCGTGCCGAACCCGCTGGGCAAGATAGAGAGGCTCGAAACTATCCCCGGAACAGTTCCAAACCTCATAGAACCTCCAGGCGGCTGTCGCTTCCACCCGAGGTGTCCGAAGGCCATGCCCATATGCAAGGAAAAGGTTCCCGAACTAAAGGAGGTGGAACCCGGCCACTTCGTGGCCTGCCACCTGTACTGA
- a CDS encoding ABC transporter ATP-binding protein translates to MSEPILEVKNLKKYFPIRGLIRTEGYVKAVDDISFTINRGETFGLVGESGCGKTTTGRTILRLIEPTAGQIIFNGKDVTQLKGEEMKWFRRKAQIMFQDPYSSLNPRQTVFEIIMEPVRFHKIPVDDPEEFVIKLLESVGLNEMHLYRYPHEFSGGQRQRIALARLLALKPEFIVLDEPTSALDVSVQANILNTLKDLQRKFGFTYLFISHDLGVVKYMSHRMGVMYLGKLVEVGPAEEIFENPLHPYTKFLLSAIPIPDPELARELKAKRMKVEGEPPSPINPPKGCRFHPRCPFAKAGLCDKKEPPLIDVGNGHYVACWLYGKA, encoded by the coding sequence ATGAGCGAGCCGATACTCGAGGTTAAGAACCTCAAGAAGTACTTCCCGATCAGGGGTCTAATAAGAACCGAGGGCTACGTCAAGGCCGTTGATGATATAAGCTTCACGATAAACCGCGGCGAAACCTTCGGTCTCGTCGGTGAGAGCGGCTGCGGAAAGACTACCACCGGGAGGACGATCCTGAGGCTCATAGAGCCGACGGCCGGCCAGATAATCTTCAACGGCAAGGACGTTACGCAGCTCAAGGGCGAGGAGATGAAGTGGTTCAGGAGGAAGGCCCAGATAATGTTCCAGGACCCCTACTCCTCCCTCAACCCCCGTCAGACGGTCTTCGAGATAATCATGGAGCCGGTTCGCTTCCACAAAATACCCGTAGATGACCCGGAGGAGTTCGTGATAAAGCTCCTCGAGAGCGTCGGCCTCAACGAGATGCACCTCTACCGCTACCCCCACGAGTTCTCGGGCGGTCAGAGGCAGAGGATAGCGCTGGCCAGGCTTTTGGCACTAAAACCGGAGTTCATAGTCCTGGACGAGCCGACTTCAGCGTTGGACGTCTCGGTTCAGGCCAACATCCTCAACACCCTGAAGGACCTCCAGAGGAAGTTCGGCTTCACATACCTCTTCATCAGCCACGACCTCGGTGTCGTCAAGTACATGAGCCACAGGATGGGCGTCATGTACCTCGGAAAGCTCGTCGAGGTGGGGCCGGCGGAGGAGATATTCGAGAACCCGCTGCATCCGTACACCAAGTTCCTGCTCTCGGCCATACCCATCCCGGACCCGGAGCTGGCTAGAGAACTTAAGGCAAAGCGCATGAAGGTTGAGGGAGAGCCGCCGAGTCCCATCAACCCGCCCAAAGGCTGCCGCTTCCATCCAAGGTGTCCCTTCGCCAAGGCGGGTCTCTGCGACAAGAAGGAGCCGCCCCTCATCGATGTTGGAAACGGCCACTACGTCGCCTGCTGGCTCTACGGCAAGGCCTGA